The DNA sequence GACATTATACCAAGTACCCTCTACCTCAAGGGGTGATGCAATCGCCCAGCATCTCTCTACGACTTTTGCCATACAGGAACACGAGAATTACCGATCCAAAACCCCTATCTTCGCGGCATGCGTATTGCTGTAAATACTCGCTTGCTATTGACTGGTCGCCTGGAGGGCATTGGGCGTTTCACGCATGAAGTCGCCCGACGCCTCGTTGAGCGGCATCCGCAACATGAATTTCTCTTCCTTTTTGATCGCCCGTACGGTGATGAATTCGTCTATGCAGATAATGTGAAGCCGATTGTGTTACCTCCGCCTGCCCGGCGAGGGTGGCTGTGGTACCTGTGGTTTGAATGGACCATTCCCGCGGCACTGAAATGGTATAAGGCAGACGCTTTTTTGAGTATGGATGGTTATTGTTCACTGCGCAGTAAGGTGCCGACAGTAATGGTAAGCCACGATATTGCGCATGTTCATTACCCGGATCAGGTTCCTGCTTGGGCCCTTCGTTATTACGACAAATATGTTCCTCGTTATTTAAGCCGTGCTGAAAAAGTAGTGACCGTTTCTGAGTTTTGCCGCCAGGATATTCATCAACATTACCAAATACCGCTGGAAAAAATAGCTGTTGCCTGCAATGCACCCTCTCCAACTTTTCAGCCACTGCTGGCCTCGGAAAAGGAAAAGGTAAAAGAGACATACGCAGAGGGAGAAGATTATTTTTTTTACCTGGGTGCGCTCCATCCTAGAAAAAATATAGTACGGCTATTGGAAGCCTTCGCTTTGTTTAAACAACAAACATCGTCACCACTAAAATTACTTATTGCAGGCCGGTTCGCTTGGCAAACGAGTGAGATTAAAGCTGCCTACGAAAACTCTCCGGTAAAAAAAGATATTCAGTTTCTGGGCTACGTCAGCGATGAAGAACTCCCACGCCTGGTGGCCAGCGCGCTCGCCCTCACTTACATTTCCCTCTTCGAAGGTTTTGGCGTACCACTATTAGAGGCGATGCAAGCCCAGGTGCCGGTGCTGACTTCATCGGTTTCTTCCCTGCCAGAGGTTGCCGGAGATGCTGCCCTGTTGGTGGATCCCACTGATGTTTCTGCCATGGCAGAGGGGATGAAGCGTTTGTACGAAAGCGAAGATTTGCGCAATACTTTGATTGAAAAAGGCCAGCAGAGGGTGCAATTGTATAGCTGGGACAGGGCGGTGGTGGTGATAGAATCCGCGCTTCGCTTGCGTTAGTGTTAGCTTCGCTCACGGTTGTGCTCACGGTGTTCGCGGGAGTGTTCTTCCGATAAATCGGAGGAACACCCCCAAATCATTTTTACCTTTTTTTACACTTTTTACCTTTTTGATAAACCTTTAGCTGCCTAAGGGCGGGCAAATTTGTGGTGTTTTTCAACCTGAACATAAATACAAAGCACCATGCCCTTACGCATTTCTTCCCTGTTTTTTGGGCTTTTTCTCTTTTTAGCGATTCGTAGTTTTGGCCAGTCGGTCAATGTGAGCCTTACCATTAGTCCTCCGTATCCTGTTTACCTTGAGGACTTGTTGGAGTTTCGGAGCCAGACGCTGGTTACGCTTACCAATACCTCGGCGACTACTGTACAAGTTAAGCTACTTACAAGCATCGAAGAAGCTGGTGGACAAATCAGCTTAGAGGTCAAAAACAGCTACTTACCAGCCAGCCCTATTACGCTGATGCCTTTTCAGACTTTAAGTCTAAACGGGGCACAACTCCGTAATTTCAATCAGGGTATCAATGAAAATGATGTCCAGTACCGGGGTTTTGATCGGGAGCAGCTCATCCAAAGTGGTGCTCTTCCCGAAGGCGTTTATACTATTTGCTTACGCGCAATGACTTATGAGGTAAACGGCGCACCCTTATCTAATGAATTCCAGGGATGTACCAACCTGTTTATTACCCATTATGATCCTCCGATCCTCCTTCAACCCCAAAACGAAGCAACCGTCAGTCCGCTGCAACCTCAGTTTTTGATCTTCAACTGGACGCCGAGCGGCCTACCACAGTATACACGTTACCGCCTGGAACTGGTAGACCTGACGATGACAAATATTACGAACCCTAATGATGTCTTTGCCTATGCGGGCATCGGTGTTTATTTTCAAAGAGACAATCTGCTCTCCCCTAACCTGGTCTACGATGCGGGGATGCCGCCACTTATTGATGGGCGAAGCTACGCCGTGAGGGTCACTGCTTACGATCCTTCCCAGACGATTCAGTATCGCAATGAAGGCCATAGTCCCGTTACTGTTTTCCATTATAAGACAGAGGATGGTGGCCTTGATAATAACGTACCCGCTGATGACGACCCGGAAATCGTTAATCAACAACCAGATCCCAATCAAAATTACCAGGCACCCTGCTCCCCGGTGGATTGTAGCCCGGTACTCCCCATTGGCCCGGCCGTCAGTGGCGGTTTTGGCGTAGGTTCTACGCTTAGTCTTGGTTACTTTAATATGGAACTGACGGAAGTAGCCTGGGGAGGAAACGAGATTACCGGCAAGGGAAAAATCGAAATCCCGATGTTCAATACCTGGGTCAATGTCGAGTTCAACAACCTCCAGGTCAATGCACAGGGGCAGGTGATCAATGGTCAGGCCTTTGCCATCACCGATCCGGGGGTAACGATTACGGAAGCGATGCGTACTACCAGCGGTCAGCTCGCGGGCATCACCGAAACGCAGGTAGAGCAAGTCAAGAATTACGTAGAGCAAGGTCAGCGTTACACCGAATTGTTGAACCCCGACGGCGCAACCAACCTTCCTTTTGCGCTCAAAACCAATGTGCAAGATCTGACTCAGTTGCTGAATATTACAGGTATGAGTTTTGGCCCTGAGGGGGCTTTGCTCAACGCATTTCTACCCATAGAAATACCCGAAGCGATCAACGAGATTTTAGCTTTTGGGAGCAAAGGGATTTGTTTTCACCCAACGGGGCTTTCCGCAGAAGGTTTGCAAG is a window from the Lewinella sp. LCG006 genome containing:
- a CDS encoding glycosyltransferase family 4 protein, producing the protein MRIAVNTRLLLTGRLEGIGRFTHEVARRLVERHPQHEFLFLFDRPYGDEFVYADNVKPIVLPPPARRGWLWYLWFEWTIPAALKWYKADAFLSMDGYCSLRSKVPTVMVSHDIAHVHYPDQVPAWALRYYDKYVPRYLSRAEKVVTVSEFCRQDIHQHYQIPLEKIAVACNAPSPTFQPLLASEKEKVKETYAEGEDYFFYLGALHPRKNIVRLLEAFALFKQQTSSPLKLLIAGRFAWQTSEIKAAYENSPVKKDIQFLGYVSDEELPRLVASALALTYISLFEGFGVPLLEAMQAQVPVLTSSVSSLPEVAGDAALLVDPTDVSAMAEGMKRLYESEDLRNTLIEKGQQRVQLYSWDRAVVVIESALRLR